One segment of Theobroma cacao cultivar B97-61/B2 chromosome 9, Criollo_cocoa_genome_V2, whole genome shotgun sequence DNA contains the following:
- the LOC18588837 gene encoding putative chloride channel-like protein CLC-g produces MSDNAPPDQNQDHESLTIPLLSHERSLNSTSQVAIVGANVCPIESFDYEIAENDFFKQDWRTRAKIQIFQYIFMKWLLCFLIGAIVSLVGFCNNLAVENIAGIKFVVTSNMMLARRYGMAFLVFSLSNLVLTLFAAIITAFISPAAAGSGIPEVKAYLNGVDAPGIFSLRTLIVKIVGSISAVSSSLLVGKAGPMVHTGACIASLLGQGGSRRYGLTWKWLCFFKNDRDRRDLVTCGSAAGIAAAFRAPVGGVLFALEEMASWWRSALLWRAFFTTAVVAIILRALIDICLSGKCGLFGKGGLIMFDAYSANVSYHLADVPPVLVLGVIGGILGSLYNSLLDKVLRVYNLINEKSVVYKIFLACSISIFTSCLLFGLPWLASCQPCPLDASEACPTIGRSGNYKKFQCPPGYYNDLASLIFNTNDDAIRNLFSKNTDSEFQKSTMIIFFVTCFFLSIVSYGIVAPAGLFVPVIVTGASYGRFIGMLLGSHTNLNHGLYAVLGAASFLGGSMRMTVSLCVIILELTNNLLLLPLIMMVLLISKTVADAFNGNIYDLIMKAKGFPYLETHAEPYMRQLTVGDVVSGPLQLFHGIEKVGNIVHILKTTRHHGFPVVDEPPHSESPILYGLILRAHLIALLKKRVFLCTPVQIGVDAFRHFSAEDFAKKGLGNVDKIEDIELSDEEKEMFLDLHPFTNASPYTVVETMSLAKALVLFRQVGLRHLLVIPKISNRAPVVGILTRHDFMPEHILGLHPLLIGSRWKRLRLRWPRLLKLF; encoded by the exons ATGTCAGACAATGCGCCACCGGACCAAAACCAAGACCATGAGTCGCTAACCATTCCTTTGCTCTCTCACGAACGATCCCTCAATTCCACCTCTCAGGTCGCCATCGTCGGCGCTAACGTCTGCCCTATCGAAAGCTTCGACTACGA aattgCGGAGAATGATTTTTTCAAACAAGACTGGAGGACACGTGCCAAGATCCAGATTTTTCAGTATATTTTCATGAAATGGCTTCTCTGCTTCTTGATTGGCGCTATCGTCAGTCTTGTTGGTTTCTGTAACAATCTCGCCGTTGAGAATATCGCCGGCATTAAGTTCGTCGTTACTTCTAACATGATGTTGGCTCGCAG ATACGGGATGGCATTTCTAGTGTTTTCTCTATCCAATTTGGTTCTAACTCTATTTGCCGCCATCATTACGGCATTTATTTCGCCGGCAGCGGCTGGTTCAGGTATACCGGAAGTGAAGGCTTACTTGAACGGTGTAGATGCTCCGGGAATATTTTCACTGCGAACTTTAATTGTTaag ATTGTGGGAAGCATTTCTGCCGTGTCTTCATCTCTGCTTGTTGGAAAGGCAGGGCCTATGGTGCATACTGGTGCATGTATTGCATCATTGCTGGGACAGGGTGGGTCTAGAAGATATGGTTTAACATGGAAGTGGCTTTGTTTCTTTAAGAATGACCGAGACCGACGAGATCTTGTAACGTGTGGGTCAGCAGCTGGAATTGCAGCTGCTTTCCGAGCCCCAGTTGGAGGTGTGCTGTTTGCTCTTGAAGAAATGGCGTCTTG GTGGAGAAGTGCCCTTCTTTGGAGAGCTTTCTTTACAACTGCTGTAGTTGCAATTATTCTTCGAGCTCTAATTGATATTTGTTTAAGTGGCAAGTGTGGGCTGTTTGGTAAAGGGGGTTTGATAATGTTCGATGCCTATTCAGCAAATGTTTCGTATCACCTAGCTGATGTGCCTCCTGTACTTGTTCTTGGAGTTATAGGGGGCATATTGGGAAGTTTATATAATTCCCTTTTGGATAAGGTCCTGCGAGTTTACAACCTCATTAATGA GAAAAGCgttgtttataaaatttttcttgcttgctCAATCTCCATTTTTACATCCTGTCTACTTTTTGGATTACCATGGCTTGCATCTTGCCAACCATGCCCATTGGATGCATCCGAAGCCTGTCCCACAATAGGCCGATCTGGTAACTACAAGAAATTTCAATGTCCTCCTGGTTACTACAATGATCTTGCCAGcctcattttcaacacaaatgaTGATGCTATCAGAAATCTTTTCAGCAAGAATACTGACTCTGAGTTTCAGAAGTCAACGATGATCATATTTTTTGTCACCTGCTTCTTTCTAAGTATTGTTAGCTATGGGATTGTTGCTCCAGCAGGTCTTTTTGTACCTGTCATAGTTACTGGTGCATCTTATGGGCGCTTCATTGGTATGCTACTTGGTTCACACACAAATCTTAATCATGGTCTTTATGCTGTGCTTGGTGCTGCTTCATTTCTTGGTGGCTCAATGAGGATGACAGTCTCTTTGTGTGTTATTATTCTGGAATTGACCAataacctattattattgccATTGATAATGATGGTTCTCCTCATTTCCAAGACTGTAGCTGATGCTTTTAACGGCAACATTTATGACCTCATTATGAAAGCAAAGGGTTTTCCTTACCTAGAAACTCATGCTGAACCTTATATGAGACAGCTGACAGTTGGTGATGTTGTCTCTGGCCCTCTTCAGCTCTTTCATGGAATTGAGAAGGTTGGTAATATAGTACATATCCTCAAAACCACAAGGCATCATGGGTTTCCTGTTGTTGATGAGCCTCCACATTCTGAATCCCCAATTTTGTATGGTTTAATCCTCCGTGCTCATCTTATTGCACTGCTAAAGAAGAGAGTTTTCTTGTGCACCCCTGTGCAGATAGGTGTTGATGCTTTTAGGCATTTCTCAGCAGAGGATTTCGCAAAGAAGGGCTTAGGTAATGTTGACAAGATAGAAGACATAGAATTAAGTGACGAAGAGAAGGAGATGTTCTTGGATTTACACCCTTTTACCAATGCTTCACCATATACGGTTGTGGAGACAATGTCGCTGGCTAAGGCTCTCGTACTTTTCCGTCAAGTTGGTTTGAGGCACCTACTTGTCATACCTAAGATCTCTAAC AGAGCACCCGTGGTGGGCATATTAACAAGGCATGACTTCATGCCGGAACACATATTAGGTTTGCACCCCTTATTGATAGGGAGTAGGTGGAAAAGATTAAGACTTCGATGGCCCCGTTTATTGAAACTGTTTTAG
- the LOC18588834 gene encoding probable sucrose-phosphate synthase 1: MAGNDWINSYLEAILDVGPNLDDAKASLLLRERGRFSPTRYFVEEVITGFDETDLHRSWVKAQATRSPQERNTRLENMCWRIWNLARQKKQHEGELAQRKAKRRLERERGRREATADMSEDLSEGEKGDIVSDISAHGESNKGRLPRINSVDAMETWASQQKGKKLYIVLISVHGLIRGENMELGRDSDTGGQVKYVVELARALGSMPGVYRVDLLTRQVASPDVDWSYGEPTEMLTPRNSEDFLDEMGESSGAYIVRIPFGPRDKYIPKELLWPHIPEFVDGALNHIIQMSNVLGEQIGSGKPVWPVAIHGHYADAGDSAALLSGALNVPMLFTGHSLGRDKLEQLLKQGRLSRDEINTTYKIMRRIEAEELSLDASEIVITSTRQEIDEQWRLYDGFDPVLERKLRARIRRNVSCYGRFMPRMVIIPPGMEFHHIVPQDGDMDGETEGNEEHPSSPDPPIWSEIMRFFTNPRKPMILALARPDPKKNIMTLVKAFGECRPLRELANLTLIMGNRDGIDEMSSTNSSVLLSVLKLIDKYDLYGQVAYPKHHKQFEVADIYRLAAKTKGVFINPAFIEPFGLTLIEAAAHGLPLVATKNGGPVDILRVLDNGLLIDPHDQQSIADALLKLVADKQLWARCRQNGLKNIHLFSWPEHCKTYLSRIASCKPRHPQWQRSDDGGETSESDSPSDSLRDIHDISLNLKFSLDGDRSGVSGNDNSLDSEGSAADRKSKLENAVLSWSRGVLKDQRKAGSADRADHSSSSGKFPALRRRKHIFVIAVDCDSDEDLLDAIRKIFEAVEKERTEGSIGFILSTFMTISEIQSFLTSGGLNPNDFDAFICNSGSDLYYSNINPEHGPFVIDFYYHSHIEYRWGGEGLRKTLVRWAGSITDKKAGNEEQIVTAAEQLSTNYCYAFRAKNVGMVPPVKELWKLLRIQALRCNAIYCQNGTRINVIPVLASRSQALRYLYVRWGVELSKMVVFVGDSGDTDYEGLLGGMHKSVILKGICSSASNQLHANRNYPLSDVMPVDSPNTVQTSQDCTSSDVRDSLENLLVG, from the exons ATGGCGGGTAACGACTGGATAAACAGTTACTTGGAGGCGATATTGGATGTGGGTCCAAACTTAGACGACGCCAAAGCGTCGCTGTTGCTCCGGGAACGAGGGAGGTTCAGCCCAACGAGGTATTTCGTGGAGGAGGTCATCACTGGATTCGATGAAACTGATCTCCACCGGTCCTGGGTTAAG GCTCAAGCAACAAGAAGTCCCCAGGAGAGGAACACGAGATTGGAGAATATGTGTTGGCGGATTTGGAATTTGGCTCGTCAAAAGAAACAg CATGAGGGAGAGTTGGCCCAGCGAAAGGCTAAACGCCGTCTTGAACGTGAAAGAGGCCGCAGAGAAGCAACTGCTGATATGTCTGAAGACTTATCAGAAGGGGAGAAAGGAGATATTGTCAGCGACATATCAGCCCATGGTGAGAGCAACAAAGGCAGACTGCCTAGAATAAATTCTGTTGATGCAATGGAGACTTGGGCTAGTCAACAGAAGGGAAAAAAGCTATACATTGTATTAATAAG CGTTCATGGTCTAATTCGGGGTGAAAATATGGAGCTTGGTCGGGATTCTGATACTGGTGGTCAG gtTAAGTATGTTGTGGAACTTGCTAGGGCTTTGGGCTCAATGCCAGGAGTTTATCGGGTTGATTTGCTGACTAGGCAGGTAGCATCACCAGATGTAGATTGGAGCTATGGTGAACCCACAGAAATGCTTACACCAAGAAATTCAGAAGATTTCCTGGATGAGATGGGAGAGAGCAGTGGTGCTTATATTGTCCGAATACCATTTGGCCCTAGGGATAAATATATTCCCAAAGAACTTCTGTGGCCTCACATCCCCGAATTTGTTGACGGTGCACTTAACCACATAATACAGATGTCCAATGTTCTGGGTGAGCAAATTGGTAGTGGGAAACCAGTCTGGCCTGTGGCCATCCATGGTCATTATGCAGATGCAGGTGACTCTGCTGCTCTTCTATCTGGTGCATTAAATGTACCGATGCTTTTTACTGGCCACTCGCTTGGCCGAGATAAGTTAGAACAACTCTTAAAGCAGGGCCGCTTATCAAGAGATGAAATAAATACAACATACAAAATTATGCGCCGAATAGAGGCCGAAGAATTATCTCTTGATGCCTCTGAAATAGTCATAACCAGTACTAGACAGGAGATAGATGAGCAGTGGCGTTTATATGATGGTTTTGATCCAGTCCTGGAGCGTAAACTGCGTGCAAGGATCAGGCGTAATGTCAGCTGCTATGGAAGGTTCATGCCTCGCATGGTT ATAATTCCTCCCGGAATGGAGTTTCATCATATTGTTCCACAAGACGGTGATATGGATGGTGAAACAGAAGGAAATGAAGAACATCCATCTTCCCCAGATCCACCCATCTGGTCCGAG ATAATGCGCTTCTTCACCAATCCTCGCAAGCCTATGATACTTGCCCTTGCTAGGCCAGATCCCAAAAAGAACATCATGACTTTGGTCAAAGCCTTTGGAGAATGTCGTCCTCTAAGAGAGCTTGCAAACCTT ACATTAATCATGGGGAACAGAGATGGAATTGATGAAATGTCAAGCACAAATTCTTCTGTTCTTCTCTCAGTACTTAAGCTTATTGACAAATATGACCTTTATGGACAAGTGGCATATCCTAAACACCATAAACAGTTTGAGGTTGCTGACATTTATCGTCTAGCAGCGAAGACAAAG GGTGTTTTCATTAATCCAGCTTTTATTGAACCATTTGGCCTTACTTTAATTGAG GCAGCAGCTCATGGTTTGCCTCTTGTTGCCACCAAAAATGGAGGTCCAGTTGATATACTTCGG GTGCTTGACAATGGTCTTCTTATCGATCCTCATGATCAGCAGTCTATTGCTGATGCCCTTCTAAAGCTTGTTGCAGACAAGCAGCTCTGGGCTAGATGTCGCCAAAATGGTTTGAAGAACATTCACCTATTTTCTTGGCCAGAGCACTGTAAAACTTACTTATCTCGAATTGCTAGTTGTAAACCAAGGCATCCACAGTGGCAAAGGAGTGATGATGGAGGTGAAACTTCAGAATCAGATTCACCAAGTGATTCCTTGAGAGATATACATGATATTTCTTTGAACCTGAAGTTTTCTTTGGATGGGGATAGGAGTGGAGTTAGTGGAAATGATAATTCTTTAGACTCAGAAGGAAGTGCCGCTGATAGAAAGAGTAAGTTAGAGAATGCTGTTTTATCATGGTCAAGGGGTGTTTTAAAAGATCAAAGGAAGGCTGGATCTGCAGACAGAGCAGACCATAGTTCCAGCTCAGGAAAGTTTCCAGCATTGAGGAGGAGGAAACATATCTTTGTCATTGCTGTGGACTGTGATTCCGATGAAGATCTTCTTGATGCCATTAGAAAGATTTTTGAAGCtgtggaaaaagaaagaactgAAGGCTCTATAGGTTTTATATTGTCAACATTCATGACAATATCTGAGATACAATCTTTTCTGACATCTGGAGGCTTGAACCCTAATGATTTTGATGCTTTCATCTGCAATAGTGGCAGTGACCTCTACTATTCAAATATTAATCCTGAACATGGTCCCTTTGTAATTGACTTTTATTACCACTCGCACATTGAGTATCGTTGGGGTGGGGAAGGATTGAGAAAGACTTTGGTCCGTTGGGCAGGATCGATTACTGATAAGAAGGCAGGGAATGAGGAGCAGATTGTTACTGCTGCTGAACAGCTTTCAACCAATTACTGTTATGCTTTTAGAGCAAAAAATGTGGGAATg GTACCCCCTGTTAAGGAGCTTTGGAAGTTGCTGAGAATTCAAGCTCTCCGTTGTAATGCTATTTATTGTCAAAATGGAACCAGGATAAATGTAATTCCAGTGTTGGCATCTCGTTCCCAAGCCCTCAG GTATTTGTACGTTCGGTGGGGTGTTGAACTGTCAAAGATGGTGGTTTTCGTTGGAGACTCTGGGGATACAGATTATGAAGGGTTGCTTGGTGGGATGCATAAAAGTGTAATATTGAAGGGAATTTGCAGCAGTGCAAGCAATCAATTGCATGCCAACAGAAATTATCCGCTCTCTGATGTCATGCCTGTTGACAGCCCCAACACTGTTCAGACATCTCAAGACTGCACCAGCTCTGACGTCCGTGATTCCTTGGAGAATCTACTCGTGGGCTAG
- the LOC18588836 gene encoding calmodulin-binding receptor-like cytoplasmic kinase 3 yields the protein MEVECINLPRMAASMFSLLLFMQLSRFFASGLEVKSKICGADHIAYSNLYGHELLYLNGNLVDKVLFCKALRLHYADDCVFEGYTGTDYCGLDLSLGGGRELLQETLKEHDKSAQKPKDKNKKGYSVKTKVGMVAAGIFLTCCVFMCPCFYRKKRATAHTVLEKDPNSMDSASALEMSVHSPPAKVPASPLRVPPSPSRFSMSPKLSRIGSVHLNMTQVARATCNFSSALQIGEGGFGTVYKAQLDSGQVVAIKRAKKEHFENLRTEFSSEVELLAKIDHRSLVKLLGYVDKGNERLIITEYVPNGTLRDHLDGQRGRILDFNQRLEIAIDVAHGLTYLHLYAEKPIIHRDVKSSNILLTESMRAKVADFGFARLGPMDSDQTHISTKVKGTVGYLDPEYMKTYQLTPKSDVYSFGILLVEILTGRRPVELRRPVEERVTLRWAFRKYNDGHVVELVDPAMGEVVDAEILVKIFALAFQCAAPVRNDRPDMKSVAEQLWAIRADYLKGSRQR from the exons atgGAAGTTGAGTGCATTAATTTACCGAGAATGGCTGCTTCTATGTTTAGTCTACTGCTGTTTATGCAATTATCAAGATTCTTTGCCTCTGGGCTTGAAGTAAAGTCGAAGATTTGTGGTGCAGATCACattgcttattcaaatttgtatggtcatgaattgctttatttgAATGGGAATTTAGTAGATAAAGTTTTGTTCTGTAAGGCCCTACGGTTGCACTATGCCGATGATTGTGTGTTTGAAGGCTATACTGGAACTGATTACTGTGGTTTGGACCTTTCATTAG GAGGAGGAAGAGAGTTATTGCAGGAGACACTGAAGGAACATGATAAATCTGCTCAGAAGCCAAAggataagaataaaaaagggtATTCGGTCAAAACCAAAGTAGGGATGGTAGCAGCTGGAATTTTTTTGACATGCTGCGTTTTTATGTGCCCCTgtttttataggaaaaagagagCAACTGCCCACACTGTTCTTGAAAAGGATCCAAATTCAA TGGATTCAGCTTCCGCTTTGGAAATGAGTGTTCATTCTCCTCCTGCAAAGGTTCCAGCCAGCCCACTCAGGGTACCACCTAGTCCTTCCAGATTCTCAATGTCTCCAAAACTTAGTAGAATTGGGTCAGTGCATCTTAATATGACACAGGTGGCCAGAGCTACCTGCAATTTCTCATCAGCGCTACAGATAGGTGAAGGAGGGTTTGGAACTGTCTACAAGGCCCAGCTAGATTCTGGCCAGGTGGTTGCCATTAAACGAGCAAAGAAA gaacattttgagaatCTGCGAACTGAGTTCAGCAGTGAAGTAGAACTTCTAGCCAAGATTGACCATAGGAGCCTTGTGAAGCTACTTGGTTATGTCGATAAAGGAAATGAACGGCTTATTATTACAGAATATGTACCGAATGGTACTCTGAGAGATCATTTGGATG GTCAGCGTGGCAGAATCCTGGATTTCAATCAGCGGCTTGAAATTGCCATTGATGTTGCACATGGCCTTACTTATCTCCATCTCTATGCAG AGAAGCCAATTATTCACCGAGACGTGAAGTCATCCAACATTCTTCTGACAGAAAGCATGAGAGCTAAAGTGGCTGATTTTGGATTTGCAAGACTTGGCCCAATGGACTCGGACCAAACACATATTTCAACCAAAGTGAAAGGAACAGTCGGTTACCTTGACCCTGAGTACATGAAAACCTATCAACTCACACCCAAGAGTGATGTGTACTCATTCGGGATTTTACTTGTAGAAATTTTAACTGGCCGCCGTCCTGTGGAGTTAAGGAGACCGGTTGAAGAGCGTGTGACACTTAGATGG GCATTCCGTAAGTATAATGACGGACATGTAGTGGAATTGGTGGATCCTGCAATGGGAGAAGTTGTAGATGCAGAGATACTAGTGAAGATATTTGCTTTGGCATTTCAATGTGCAGCACCCGTAAGAAATGACCGACCGGACATGAAATCTGTGGCTGAACAGTTATGGGCGATAAGGGCTGACTACCTTAAGGGTTCAAGGCAAAGGTAG